The genomic stretch CTGGAAAACGAACAGGTGCTTTCTGCATGTCTATTCCAGACGTCCATTCTTACATTCTCATTAGCTGGTCAGATAACATGAGAGGTGCTTTTACCCTCGCTCATGAAGTGGGTCATGCAGGACATTTAATGCTTGCTGGGAAAAATCAACGTCTTACTAACGCCAGACCTTCACTTTATTTTATAGAAGCTCCTTCTACCCTGAATGAGCTGCTGCTGGCAGATCATTTAATCAAGCGTTCTACTGATCCGCGTATGCGCCGCTGGGTAATTTCTCAGCTGTTAGGAACGTATTTCCATAACTTTGTAACCCACTTATTAGAAGGAGAACTGCAGCGTCAAGTGTACGAACTCGCCATGAATAATGAGCCGATTACTGCTGCGAAACTGTGCGAACTAAAAGGCAATATTCTATCTTCTTTCTGGGGAGAAGATGTTGTCATTGATGATCATGCTGCCCTTACATGGATGCGTCAGCCGCATTATTACATGAGTCTCTATCCTTATACGTATGCAGCAGGTCTCACGGCTTCGACTGCTGTTGCTGAGCAGATTCGAAGTGAAGGACAGCCTGCGGTTGATCGCTGGTTAGAAGTCCTAAAAGCCGGTGGAAGCAAAAGTCCCTTGGAACTCATGAAGCTGGCTGGTGTGGATATGTCGCAGCCGGAACCCATACGCAGTGCCGTACGTTATGTAGGCGAACTGATCGAAGAACTCGAGAGTTTATATTGATATTTACAAAAGTTTTTATGACCACCAAGGGAGAGAAACGTCATGAGCGTTCAATTTTATTTATTTGGCAATGGATTTAACGATGGAGATATTTTTTCTGACGAAGGACCTGGTTTCTTCTCAGGATTAGGCAGCTTTTTTGTTGGCGCACCTCCTTTATTCACCTTTTTCTTCTCAGCAATTTTATTAATGATTATCAGTGTTGTTCTTTATTCAATTATAAAAGGAGTTACCACCTACACTCGTAATAATGCGGCTGAACGTTTGAGTGAACGCGCACGTGTGTTAACCAAAAGAACCGAAGTGAGTGGAGGCTCTGGTAACAGCAGGGCATATACTAACTATTATCTAACCTTTGAATTTGAAGATGGTCGTCGAACAGAATTTGAGGTGCGGGCGGAAGAATATGGTCTGCTGGTGGAAGGGGACGAGGGCACACTTACTCATCAAGGAACTCGGTATTTAGGATTTGAACGGATGGGAAGTTCGCTTAGGTCCTAAAAACAGATCTTCATTACTCACCAAGTTACTCGCTAAGCATTGCTGCTGATTCACTAAAAAACTGTCTGGTCATCTCAGTAGAGGGGTGATTTAGGCAGTTTTTTATCATGAAATATCGTTATATACGATAATCTTACAAAATGGGTATGGATTAAGGCCGTTCACTTATTTTATAATAGAGAAGTTATCTACAAGTGAAGGGAATAATGAACATGACGATAAGAAAAGCATTAACGGTAGCAGGCTCGGATACAAGCGGAGGCGCTGGAATTCAAGCTGATTTGAAGACATTTCAAGAATATGATGTTTACGGAATGACGGCTTTAACAACGATTGTATGCATGGAACCAAAAACATGGGATCATCAAGTATTTCCTGTGGATCTTGGGATTGTGGAGACGCAGCTTAAAACGGTAATGGAAGGTATTGGTTTTGATGCTATGAAGACAGGGATGCTGGGGTCTGTTGATATTATTGAACTCGTGTCTCGTTATATTGACCAGTACAAGCTAGATCGAATTGTTATTGACCCTGTTATGGTCTGCAAAGGTACAGATGAAGTACTGCAGCCAGAAAATACAGAAGCAATGATTGAATTCCTTCTTCCGCGTGCGGATCTTGTAACTCCAAACATTTTTGAAGCTTCACAACTTGCTAAAACAGGTCCGATTACGACACTGGAAAAAATGCAGGAAGCAGCAACGATCATTCATGATCTCGGAGCAAAACATGTTCTGATTAAAGATAGAGGGAAAATCCGTCCAGGTAAAGCAGTGGATCTGCTGTATGATGGACAAACTTATGAATGGTTTGAAGCAGATGCGATTGAAACCCAATATACGCATGGTGCGGGCTGCACATCTTCGGCTGCAATTACAGCGGGGCTTGCAAAAGGACGTTCCGTTCGTGAATCCGTATCTGGAGCGAAAACGTTTGTAACACAGGCGATCTCAAATGGGTTCCCGCTTAACCAGTTTGTTGGCCCGACAAGACATTCTGCACACCGGATCCCGTCTGTGAAATAATACTCAGGCACGTTATGTTAGTAACACTAAAAAGAAACATTAAATGAAACACTAAAAAGAGCTGTCCCATGATGTAGCGTGTGATTCAGGCTACACCATGGACAACTCTTTTTTTTTATGAATACATAGAAGTGGACTCAGCATCTCCTGTGCTCGCTGTAATCCATTCGAACATTCGGGTAATCGCCGCACGGTGCGTTTCCTGCGGGAAATGATGACCAAGACCTTCATAACGATGGAAATTCACATCGGCTTTGGCTTCGCTTAACGAGTTGTACATTTTCTCACCTTGACTGTAGGATACCTGGACATCCTTCGTACCATGGACGATAAGCACAGGACAACTGAGCTCTCCAGCGATCGTGACAGGTGAGCGATCTTTATATGCTTCCGGTACTTTTGTTGGAGTACCCCCGATGACGCGTTTAAACGTACGGCGCAGATCAATTCGTTCCTCATAGGTCTGAGCCATATCGGATACACCGCTCCAGAGCACCAGTTTATGAATATTTGGGAGGGTATGCGCTGTATAGGCTGCATTAATTGAACCTCGCGAAAAACCCATAATACTGATTCGATCGGGATCAACAAAAGGCAGTTCTGACAGAAGTCTTACAGCAGAATACACGTCTTCTTTATCATCTCCGCCAAATAGATCCCGCCCTTCACCGCCTTCTGTACCACGGTAGGAGGGAGCAAACACGATATGATCATGCATCGCAAATTCCTCGACCCATGGAGTACGGACCTTACCAAAATTACCAATGCCGCCGCGGCAATAAATAAACACAGGCCACTTTTTAGAGGTGAAATCTTGATCTGTAGAATGGAGAGGAGTATTTAGTTGTACAGCGGGATAGGTATCACTGCTGAATTTGCCAAGCAGCAACTGGCGAACTTCGTCTTCTGGAAGCTGGTAGCCGTAGGGCAGACTAAGATAACCTTTTACATGAAGTCCTTCAGATGGATAGGTCACATGATAAATCATAGTACATGCTCATCACCTTTGGTCATAGTTGTTATTTTACGCTTGTACTATTATACCCCACAGACAATGTACATCAAACGCAAGGTCACTTTTATCATCTTCTTATAGAGTTACGTATTTTTAATAAAATCTAGCAATGTGGCCTGAAAGCGATTCTTCTCTTCGTATAAAAGTCCATGACCGCTTTCCTCAAAACGATATAACAAAGAACCAGGGATAGCCTGCTGAGTTGCAACTGCGCCTTGAAACTGGGCGATCTGATCATGAGCACCGTGAAAAATACCAGTAGGTATTTGAATCTGAGACAGATCGGAGGAAACATCTTCGTTTCTTAGTGCAACTCCGCTCTGTAAAATGGCGTGGGAAGCACCTTCGAGGCACATCTGCTGAAACCAGCTTTTGTATTCCGGGCTGATATATTGATAATAGAAAGTACCGCCAAAATCCGAGATCGCTTGAGGCATATCAATCTGCATCTGCTGAAGTAAATGATCGATCTGAGCTAAAGGCAGACCAAAAGTAGATTGATTCTCTTTTTTTACGAGAAAAGGGGTTGTTGCACCGGCAAGGACGAGTTTTTCCACTCTAGCTCCCGTATCATATTTCGTAATGAGACGAGTACAGATGGCTCCGCCCATGGAGAATCCGACAAGTACTACATTTTCTAGATTGAGTACATCCATGATGAAGGAGATATCTTCAGCAAATCGATCATAATAATATCCATGCCATGGTTTATCAGACTTGCCAAACCCTCGAAGATCAAGAGTAATACAGCGATATCCCAAGTAGGGCAGCATTTGCATCTGGTAATCAAAAATCCGGTGACTTACAGGCCAGCCCGCGACAAAAAAGAGGGTTTGTCCATTTCCTCCGTCCACAGGACGAAGATCTTCTACGTACAGCTGAACTCCATTTTCAACTTCAATCATCATATGCCGTTCCTCCTTTGTTGCTACTAATGCAACATATCGTTCCCATGTACATTTCTATTGTCACTATCATATGCAGCTCGCACAGATGGAATGTCCTATCTGCAAAAGAAGATCTTTCAAAGAGAGAAAGAGGTAGTTATGCGAGATTTAAATTGACAACGCTTTATTTGTTTGAAACAAAGATATATACCTGTTTTCCTATTGTTTTTTCTGCAAAAAACAGAAAAATACATACTCAAACCCAAATAAAAGTGGTATACTCCCGTTAAGTAATGACAAATTATCCTAAATATAGAACCTTTGGAGGGCTGGTTACACTATGGTACAAAACTTATGGGACAACGAGAAAGCGAAGCAACTGAATAAAGGGCTTGATGAACTTGTGTATCGCTCCAATCTTATTGGAACGGATCGCCGTGTGTGTAATTGGGGCGGGGGAAATACGTCAACCAAAACGGTGATTAAGGATTTTCGGGGTAGAGATGTAGAGGTTATGTATGTAAAAGGCAGCGGATCTGATCTTGGAACCATGCAAGCAAAACATTTTACGGGACTTCGGCTTGAAGATATCAATCCTTTATATGAATTAGATGAAATGCCAGATGAAGAAATGGTGGCATACCTCAGCAATTGTATGATTGATTCAAAACACCCAAGGGCATCAATTGAAACCTTGCTTCATGCATTTCTGCCATTTCCACAGGTTGATCATACACACCCGGATGCCATTATAAGTATCTGCTGTGCAGATAACGGACGCGAAATCGCCCGTGAAATATATGGAGATCGATTCGTGTGGGTTCCTTATATTCGGCCAGGTTTTACGTTGTCAAAAATGATTGCAGAAGGTGTCAGAAATCACCCGAATGCGGAACTTGTGCTTATGGAGAAACATGGACTGGTTACATGGGGAAACACTTCTGAAGAGACGTATGCGAAGACAATTAGCGTGATTCAAGAGGCGGAAGACTACATTGAACGACTGGCACAGGAGAAAGAGACTTTTGGAGGAGCACGCTACTCATCGCTTAGTGAGGAAGAACGCCGCGCATCAGCAGCAGCGATTATGCCTTTGATTCGCGGAGCTGTCAGTGATGAGAAGAAAATGATTTTGACGTATGACGATGGAGAAGATGTATTAACCTTCGTTAACGGAACCAACTCGAAAGCTTTGTCACAGGTCGGTGCAGCTTGCCCTGATCACCTGGTACATACCAAAGTGGTTCCTTTATTCGT from Paenibacillus polygoni encodes the following:
- a CDS encoding alpha/beta hydrolase family protein; translated protein: MIYHVTYPSEGLHVKGYLSLPYGYQLPEDEVRQLLLGKFSSDTYPAVQLNTPLHSTDQDFTSKKWPVFIYCRGGIGNFGKVRTPWVEEFAMHDHIVFAPSYRGTEGGEGRDLFGGDDKEDVYSAVRLLSELPFVDPDRISIMGFSRGSINAAYTAHTLPNIHKLVLWSGVSDMAQTYEERIDLRRTFKRVIGGTPTKVPEAYKDRSPVTIAGELSCPVLIVHGTKDVQVSYSQGEKMYNSLSEAKADVNFHRYEGLGHHFPQETHRAAITRMFEWITASTGDAESTSMYS
- a CDS encoding alpha/beta fold hydrolase, whose product is MMIEVENGVQLYVEDLRPVDGGNGQTLFFVAGWPVSHRIFDYQMQMLPYLGYRCITLDLRGFGKSDKPWHGYYYDRFAEDISFIMDVLNLENVVLVGFSMGGAICTRLITKYDTGARVEKLVLAGATTPFLVKKENQSTFGLPLAQIDHLLQQMQIDMPQAISDFGGTFYYQYISPEYKSWFQQMCLEGASHAILQSGVALRNEDVSSDLSQIQIPTGIFHGAHDQIAQFQGAVATQQAIPGSLLYRFEESGHGLLYEEKNRFQATLLDFIKNT
- the pdxK gene encoding pyridoxine/pyridoxal/pyridoxamine kinase; this translates as MTIRKALTVAGSDTSGGAGIQADLKTFQEYDVYGMTALTTIVCMEPKTWDHQVFPVDLGIVETQLKTVMEGIGFDAMKTGMLGSVDIIELVSRYIDQYKLDRIVIDPVMVCKGTDEVLQPENTEAMIEFLLPRADLVTPNIFEASQLAKTGPITTLEKMQEAATIIHDLGAKHVLIKDRGKIRPGKAVDLLYDGQTYEWFEADAIETQYTHGAGCTSSAAITAGLAKGRSVRESVSGAKTFVTQAISNGFPLNQFVGPTRHSAHRIPSVK
- a CDS encoding DUF2500 domain-containing protein yields the protein MSVQFYLFGNGFNDGDIFSDEGPGFFSGLGSFFVGAPPLFTFFFSAILLMIISVVLYSIIKGVTTYTRNNAAERLSERARVLTKRTEVSGGSGNSRAYTNYYLTFEFEDGRRTEFEVRAEEYGLLVEGDEGTLTHQGTRYLGFERMGSSLRS